Proteins encoded together in one Orrella marina window:
- a CDS encoding AAA family ATPase has product MRILDIRFTNLNSLVGHWHIDLTHPEFAREGIFAITGPTGAGKTTILDAICLALYGTTPRLGKVGGKSGNDLMSRHCAECDARVTFETSSGCYVSHWAQHRARRRPSGDLQSARHEVSEAGTGKILASSLKDSAALVLELTGMGFEQFSRSMMLAQGAFAAFLQARSEERAPILEQITGSEVYSKISIAVHERRAQEKSRFEALHAQLEGTQVLAPEARAALMHEVDALGAQVRTLHDQYQTVLQRFQTLQQLHEIGLKLQQHEQSRQELLQKQAVFAPDLLRLQTARRTDGIAPLYQALLQARQEQSTDQISLGTCQVKVPALEEAVHEARQHLGQCERLWQERRSRFDEIEPVLEKVRALDATLGQSRAQISSLTGAAAEAEQSLKTLALEQQALLARLTLAREKLERLRQELTRHSTDAELVGDLSGLKQALQGLADLDQQIERIRVSVQEGEVARGSAERAFEASERVRQETTRALQDLHDRINALRERSGALLEERSLTDWQSLHADLLARQSVCETAIEREHALSSVLSQTEKDRHDLLHAKARSEQLDMTVSQLETQVRLRQEQLEGLQQQLLLHRRIEDYAQARTHLHDGQPCPLCGALEHPYAQGVATESDNVLQRLRSCQDESERVGRILAAQQLERIQIGQQITQIEQQLARGAESVAHYQAERPALLRQLGVTHLPVDQPISEFLANIRMQLLQEIELVRERLSQAATLGRELQTLESQERESGLAAEQARAAVLKAEQQVANARFQLEQARNAHEQSAKARQTQEVSLAQRLAHYAVESEALASIETLIGQLDARRKAWLRLQNDYQDAQQQIPGIEQSLQFMQEKMDARQSALQSLSQQLLVLQEESGRVQTERQSLLQDQNPVQVHKALREAIDQARQASDQARERLVLEQTRLQQHSSRIESIREGLDKRAERIAEMDKRLTSLLVEYGFEDEAALRGALLTHEQRQAIESQERALLQEQSSIETTLKSLQVDRERLAALVQQGDVADALGEQLQAIDQQYRQHSEELGGLRQRILDDDRAKAEHASHLEQIEAQARELERWNNLHELIGSADGKKFRTFAQGLTFEIVIQHANQQLQRLTDRYLLTRGVQEPLELNVIDQYQAAEVRTTKNLSGGRAFW; this is encoded by the coding sequence TTGAGAATCCTCGATATCCGTTTCACCAATCTGAACTCTCTGGTCGGTCACTGGCACATTGATCTGACTCACCCTGAATTCGCACGAGAGGGCATATTTGCGATAACGGGTCCGACCGGCGCGGGCAAGACAACGATTCTGGACGCAATCTGTCTGGCCCTCTACGGCACCACACCACGACTGGGCAAGGTGGGAGGCAAGAGTGGCAATGACTTGATGTCACGTCACTGCGCAGAGTGCGATGCCCGAGTCACGTTTGAGACATCTAGCGGATGTTACGTCAGTCACTGGGCACAACATCGGGCACGACGTAGGCCTTCAGGTGATCTGCAGTCCGCAAGACACGAAGTCAGTGAGGCGGGGACAGGCAAGATTCTTGCATCTAGCCTGAAAGATTCAGCCGCGCTGGTTCTCGAACTCACCGGGATGGGATTCGAACAGTTCAGCCGTTCCATGATGCTGGCACAGGGGGCGTTTGCTGCGTTTCTGCAAGCCCGTTCAGAGGAGCGAGCGCCTATTCTGGAGCAAATCACAGGTAGCGAGGTCTACAGCAAGATATCGATCGCAGTGCATGAACGTCGCGCTCAGGAGAAGTCCCGGTTTGAGGCCTTGCATGCCCAGCTTGAAGGCACACAGGTTCTGGCCCCTGAGGCGCGTGCGGCATTGATGCACGAAGTTGACGCACTGGGTGCACAAGTGAGGACATTGCATGACCAGTACCAGACGGTGCTGCAGCGATTTCAGACGTTGCAGCAGCTTCACGAGATTGGCCTGAAGCTTCAGCAGCATGAGCAAAGTCGTCAGGAGCTGTTGCAAAAACAGGCAGTGTTCGCACCCGATCTCCTGCGTTTGCAGACTGCCCGAAGAACTGATGGTATTGCACCGCTCTATCAGGCTTTGTTGCAGGCACGTCAGGAGCAGAGCACGGACCAGATCAGTCTGGGCACGTGTCAGGTCAAGGTGCCCGCGCTTGAGGAGGCGGTTCACGAGGCGAGACAGCATCTTGGGCAATGTGAGCGCCTCTGGCAGGAGCGGCGCTCGCGATTTGACGAGATCGAGCCCGTGCTCGAGAAAGTGCGTGCCCTTGACGCGACCCTTGGGCAGTCCAGAGCACAGATCTCCAGTCTGACGGGGGCTGCCGCCGAGGCAGAGCAGTCCCTGAAAACACTCGCACTTGAACAACAGGCCCTACTGGCCAGACTAACGCTCGCCCGAGAAAAGCTCGAGCGGCTGCGCCAGGAATTGACCCGTCACAGCACAGATGCTGAACTGGTCGGCGATCTGTCTGGGTTGAAGCAGGCACTTCAGGGGCTGGCTGACCTGGACCAGCAGATTGAACGGATCCGAGTAAGCGTGCAGGAGGGTGAGGTTGCGCGGGGTTCGGCTGAGCGGGCCTTTGAGGCATCCGAACGCGTGCGACAGGAAACCACTCGCGCTCTCCAGGATTTACACGATCGGATCAATGCGCTGAGGGAGCGGTCGGGAGCACTGCTCGAGGAGCGCTCGCTGACTGACTGGCAGTCCCTGCACGCAGACTTGCTTGCACGCCAGTCGGTATGTGAAACGGCCATCGAGCGGGAGCATGCGTTGAGCTCGGTACTTTCTCAGACAGAGAAAGACCGGCATGATCTGCTGCACGCGAAGGCGCGCAGCGAGCAACTGGACATGACGGTCAGTCAGCTTGAAACACAAGTTCGTCTGAGACAGGAACAGCTCGAAGGGTTGCAGCAGCAGTTGCTGCTGCATCGTCGTATCGAGGATTACGCCCAGGCGCGTACTCATCTGCATGATGGACAGCCCTGTCCCTTGTGTGGCGCACTCGAGCATCCGTACGCGCAAGGTGTTGCGACCGAATCAGATAATGTCTTGCAGAGACTGAGGTCATGCCAGGACGAGTCTGAGCGGGTGGGGCGCATACTGGCGGCGCAGCAGCTCGAACGAATCCAGATCGGGCAGCAGATCACGCAGATCGAGCAACAGCTTGCGCGGGGCGCCGAGTCCGTCGCCCACTATCAGGCTGAAAGACCAGCGCTGTTGAGACAGCTGGGTGTGACGCATCTGCCTGTTGACCAGCCCATATCCGAGTTTCTTGCAAACATAAGGATGCAACTCCTGCAGGAGATTGAGCTCGTGCGAGAGCGGCTCAGTCAGGCAGCTACGCTTGGACGCGAGTTGCAGACGCTCGAGTCACAGGAGCGAGAATCCGGGCTGGCCGCAGAGCAGGCACGCGCCGCGGTACTCAAGGCTGAGCAGCAGGTAGCCAATGCAAGGTTCCAGCTGGAGCAGGCACGCAATGCGCACGAGCAGAGTGCCAAGGCGCGACAGACGCAGGAGGTCAGTCTGGCGCAGCGGCTTGCTCATTATGCTGTCGAGTCTGAAGCACTGGCCAGTATTGAGACACTGATTGGTCAGCTGGATGCGCGCAGGAAGGCGTGGCTACGTTTGCAGAACGACTATCAGGATGCGCAACAGCAGATACCCGGCATTGAGCAGTCACTCCAGTTCATGCAAGAAAAGATGGACGCCAGGCAGTCAGCTTTGCAGTCGCTCTCCCAACAGTTACTGGTGTTGCAGGAGGAGTCCGGCCGGGTGCAGACAGAGAGACAGTCGCTGTTGCAGGACCAGAATCCGGTTCAAGTCCACAAGGCGCTCAGGGAAGCCATTGATCAGGCCAGACAGGCCTCTGACCAGGCCCGAGAGCGGCTAGTCCTCGAACAGACCCGCTTGCAGCAGCACAGTAGCCGGATCGAGTCGATCCGGGAAGGGCTGGACAAACGGGCTGAACGCATCGCAGAAATGGATAAAAGGCTGACATCTCTGCTTGTGGAGTACGGATTTGAAGATGAAGCCGCGTTGCGGGGCGCGTTGCTGACGCATGAGCAGCGCCAGGCGATCGAGTCACAGGAGCGAGCACTATTGCAGGAGCAGTCCTCCATCGAGACCACACTCAAGTCACTCCAGGTTGATCGAGAGCGCCTTGCTGCACTGGTGCAGCAAGGGGATGTGGCCGATGCGCTTGGCGAGCAACTCCAAGCGATTGATCAGCAGTATCGCCAGCACTCTGAAGAGCTCGGTGGGTTGCGCCAGCGAATCCTGGATGATGATCGCGCCAAGGCTGAGCACGCCAGTCACCTTGAACAGATCGAGGCACAGGCACGCGAACTGGAAAGGTGGAACAATCTGCACGAGTTGATCGGATCGGCTGATGGCAAGAAGTTCAGGACATTTGCCCAAGGGCTGACATTTGAGATCGTGATTCAACATGCCAACCAGCAGTTGCAGCGGCTGACGGATCGTTACCTGCTCACTCGGGGTGTACAGGAGCCACTTGAACTCAACGTGATTGATCAGTACCAGGCTGCCGAAGTCCGGACCACCAAGAACCTGTCCGGGGGGAGAGCTTTCTGGTGA
- a CDS encoding exonuclease SbcCD subunit D C-terminal domain-containing protein translates to MKLLHTSDWHLGRSLYGRKRDEEFAQFLQWMVQTVREREIDVLVVAGDVFDTATPGNRAQALYYQFLHQMVASPCRHIVIVAGNHDSPSFLNAPGDLLRAFDVHVIGQASTDVAQQVVVLRDEYGEPGMLVCAVPYLRDRDVRVVSAGESMQDKDANLVAGIRDHYEAIAQAAQDLRTSLGRAIPIIATGHLYTAGGQVLDGDGVRDLYIGSLGQVHARIFSDVFDYVALGHLHVPQIVDGQTRIRYSGSPLPMGFGEARQQKVVCQVTFDHDLTSDRFVPEVETIGVPVFQRLRQVRGDLQAITGQLEVLREDGQSCWIEVLYDGQEIVTDLRQRVEQAVADSPVEVLRVKVNGRSNPAMTSARQQESLEDLTPMDVFERCLEAYQVPDEQRSEMRHTYQEALALLEPVDEQASRIQTTKSERH, encoded by the coding sequence ATGAAACTACTGCACACATCCGACTGGCATCTGGGCCGGTCTCTTTATGGGCGCAAACGCGATGAAGAGTTTGCGCAGTTTCTGCAATGGATGGTGCAGACTGTGCGAGAGCGTGAGATTGATGTCCTGGTTGTGGCAGGTGACGTATTTGATACCGCGACGCCTGGCAATCGGGCGCAGGCGTTGTACTACCAGTTTCTCCACCAGATGGTTGCCTCACCGTGTCGTCACATCGTGATTGTGGCGGGCAACCACGACTCTCCCTCATTTCTGAACGCACCAGGCGATTTGCTTCGTGCGTTTGATGTGCATGTAATTGGCCAGGCCAGCACCGATGTGGCGCAGCAAGTCGTGGTCTTGCGCGATGAGTATGGTGAACCCGGGATGCTGGTCTGTGCGGTGCCCTACCTGCGTGACCGTGATGTGCGCGTCGTGTCCGCAGGTGAGTCGATGCAAGACAAGGACGCGAATCTGGTTGCCGGCATCCGCGACCACTACGAAGCGATTGCGCAGGCGGCGCAGGATCTCCGGACAAGTCTGGGCAGGGCTATTCCGATTATTGCTACAGGTCACTTGTACACGGCCGGAGGGCAAGTGCTTGATGGTGATGGGGTGAGGGACCTTTATATCGGGTCACTCGGGCAGGTTCATGCAAGGATCTTCAGTGACGTGTTTGATTACGTGGCGCTTGGTCACTTGCATGTGCCTCAGATTGTCGACGGTCAGACCCGGATCCGCTATAGCGGATCCCCTCTGCCGATGGGTTTTGGTGAGGCCAGGCAGCAGAAGGTTGTCTGCCAGGTGACGTTTGATCACGACCTCACTTCAGACAGGTTCGTGCCTGAAGTCGAGACCATTGGGGTGCCAGTGTTCCAGCGGCTCAGACAGGTCAGAGGGGACCTTCAGGCCATCACGGGCCAGCTAGAGGTCTTGCGAGAGGACGGTCAGTCATGCTGGATCGAGGTGTTGTATGACGGTCAGGAAATTGTGACTGACTTGCGGCAACGCGTCGAGCAGGCCGTCGCGGACAGTCCGGTAGAAGTGCTTCGCGTGAAAGTGAACGGACGCAGCAACCCGGCCATGACGTCAGCCAGGCAGCAGGAGTCGCTTGAGGACCTGACCCCGATGGACGTGTTCGAACGGTGTCTTGAAGCGTATCAGGTGCCAGACGAGCAACGATCAGAGATGCGTCATACCTATCAGGAAGCGCTGGCTCTGCTTGAACCCGTCGATGAGCAAGCGTCCCGGATACAGACTACCAAGTCGGAGCGTCACTAA